Proteins co-encoded in one Desulfitibacter alkalitolerans DSM 16504 genomic window:
- a CDS encoding DUF3231 family protein: MVFLKTNQPNNPPPAISTAEVYNFWDILTGYYESLEYLKMLRVYAQDPDLKIKLDDTISDITGRSKKVEKIMSHFRIRTPDSPRKEAPAFVNSQAMPDELIGKYLLLMAQERIEMKVRCLRNAQYVDKVRDFFIYLVGVDIKNLNSIIKYLKLKGWIEQPILLQNVPPDCNEKIDVAEAYHIWNHLVFRYLNIEQTNLFVQLAHDGDFKLLLGKGLDILKNQIKELEKEANCFGINLPKQPPKELGHMENTEFIDDDFIFNLLLNGLNSASIIHAQAVKKATTNDRIRNLFARLLTEEIDSIDGLIKYGKVKGWLISPPLYRL, from the coding sequence ATGGTTTTTTTAAAAACAAACCAACCAAATAATCCACCTCCAGCTATAAGTACAGCTGAAGTATATAATTTCTGGGATATTTTAACTGGGTATTACGAATCTCTTGAGTACTTGAAAATGCTGCGTGTTTATGCCCAAGACCCAGATTTAAAAATAAAGCTTGATGATACGATTTCCGACATTACGGGACGTTCAAAAAAGGTTGAAAAGATTATGTCTCATTTCAGAATCAGAACACCTGATTCTCCCCGCAAAGAAGCCCCTGCTTTCGTTAACTCTCAAGCAATGCCTGATGAGCTGATAGGAAAATACCTGCTGTTAATGGCTCAAGAGCGGATTGAAATGAAAGTGAGATGTCTACGCAATGCACAATATGTCGATAAGGTTCGGGATTTCTTTATTTACCTAGTTGGTGTAGATATCAAGAACCTGAATTCAATAATAAAATACTTGAAATTAAAAGGGTGGATAGAACAGCCTATATTGTTGCAGAATGTACCCCCGGACTGTAACGAAAAAATTGACGTTGCTGAAGCATACCATATTTGGAATCACTTAGTTTTTCGTTATTTAAATATTGAGCAAACAAATTTGTTCGTACAATTAGCTCATGACGGAGACTTTAAACTATTGCTGGGAAAAGGACTAGACATTTTAAAAAACCAAATAAAAGAGCTTGAAAAAGAAGCAAATTGCTTTGGAATTAATTTACCCAAACAACCACCGAAAGAATTGGGCCATATGGAAAACACTGAATTCATAGATGATGATTTTATCTTTAATTTGCTCTTAAATGGCCTGAATTCGGCAAGCATTATACATGCTCAGGCGGTCAAGAAAGCGACAACGAATGACCGCATAAGGAACCTCTTTGCCAGGCTGTTAACGGAGGAGATTGATTCCATTGATGGATTAATCAAATATGGAAAGGTAAAGGGATGGCTTATATCCCCACCTTTATACAGATTGTAA
- a CDS encoding type II toxin-antitoxin system RelE/ParE family toxin: protein MGWQVEYYKKENGDVPVLDYLLTLDAKMRAKAYSEIELLEKHGSQLREPYVKPMKGTRYKGIFELRVKFASAISRIFYFTYHEKTFVLLHGFTKKTKKTPQKELERALRYKEDYERRCKDE from the coding sequence ATGGGGTGGCAAGTGGAATACTATAAAAAAGAAAATGGAGATGTTCCCGTCCTTGATTATTTGCTTACATTAGATGCAAAAATGCGGGCGAAAGCTTATAGTGAAATAGAACTGCTTGAAAAGCATGGTTCCCAATTAAGGGAACCCTATGTAAAACCGATGAAGGGTACGCGGTATAAGGGAATTTTTGAACTGCGAGTTAAATTCGCATCGGCCATCAGCAGAATATTTTATTTCACCTACCACGAAAAAACCTTTGTGCTGCTTCATGGTTTTACCAAAAAAACTAAAAAAACGCCGCAAAAAGAGCTCGAACGGGCACTGCGCTATAAAGAAGATTATGAAAGAAGGTGTAAGGATGAGTAA
- a CDS encoding DUF3298 and DUF4163 domain-containing protein: MDCQDLRASIVERKIEEPNINVAYPEVVGLLPLNKNVRYRGVPEKINQAIQKLVRQMMLEMGATNPDLAEMEGTYKVTLNQNGVLSIRFENFSFIEMAAHPWTIMRALTFNLKTGNTVDIASLFKVGSGYRLIISNEIKRQIKARDIPLIAEFTRINDDQEYYLTDKALVVFFQRATIAPSVAGILEFPIPYSMLTNVISQEGILALVVWCK; encoded by the coding sequence ATGGATTGTCAAGATTTGAGAGCAAGTATAGTTGAGCGGAAGATAGAAGAGCCCAACATTAATGTTGCTTATCCAGAGGTAGTAGGATTACTTCCTCTCAATAAAAACGTAAGGTACAGGGGTGTGCCGGAGAAAATAAACCAAGCCATTCAAAAGCTGGTTAGACAGATGATGCTGGAAATGGGAGCCACTAATCCAGATCTGGCAGAAATGGAGGGTACCTATAAAGTAACGTTGAATCAAAATGGTGTACTGAGCATTAGGTTTGAGAATTTTTCTTTTATAGAGATGGCAGCTCATCCCTGGACCATTATGAGGGCATTGACTTTTAATCTAAAAACAGGAAATACTGTTGATATTGCTAGCCTTTTTAAGGTTGGAAGCGGATATAGGTTGATTATCAGCAACGAAATTAAAAGACAAATAAAGGCTAGAGATATACCACTTATTGCGGAATTTACAAGAATCAATGATGATCAGGAGTATTACCTGACGGATAAAGCCCTGGTAGTATTCTTTCAAAGGGCAACCATAGCCCCTAGTGTGGCAGGTATCCTTGAATTTCCAATCCCCTACAGTATGCTGACAAATGTTATAAGTCAGGAGGGGATACTGGCACTGGTTGTCTGGTGCAAATAG
- a CDS encoding sigma-54 interaction domain-containing protein: protein MKKTICLICKANDTFQVLYKQLCEFFEPEIGVTGCSLDSGTNEKLVGDIALITSSDPEIYNPAIKIAGNDIEPIVAERQFDPLNIEQLIRIPTGTKVFVINNLPGTCKEVIETLEKANINHLTYIPIYPGYKNEDPEVKIAITLRDILIRPAGVTQYVDVGIRLIHLNTLLSVAKKLGLSEHRINKNIDSFLCRMIELGKRLGEAYVREQKYLAHLKSTLEAIQDPILAFDNTETLIFHNEAAEIVLKSNSSIIQNLESINNQLVSINHRKYIINSHDIHFEGKTCGKLFFMKDITQITDLEKKLKNSLKDTGRLAKYNFKDIIGNNPTIKNTIAQAEKMAKSDYSILISGESGTGKELLAHAIHCSSSRYNGPFVAMNFASIPESLVESELFGYVEGAFTGARKGGKIGLFEQGNGGTVFLDEIGDAPLSIQSRLLRVLQEKEMIRVGDTKVLKVDVRIIAATNHSLPQLVNSGKFRQDLYYRINVLPITLPPLRERRDDIPLLLKTLTQRHNKNINWSKQALDFLTDYHWPGNIRELINVISYVLTICEDNEVQLCHLPPIHTLTNKTNKTQGAAIPNHTGERQLILSAIHKLNKLGKSAGRQSILQMLRYKNLDLSEQQLRYKLKALEREGFIYVGKTKQGSFLTDKGKGDIRSLYLGD from the coding sequence TTGAAAAAAACAATTTGTTTGATTTGCAAAGCAAATGATACTTTCCAGGTACTGTACAAACAGTTATGTGAATTTTTTGAACCTGAAATAGGAGTTACAGGTTGTTCGCTTGATTCAGGTACAAATGAAAAACTTGTCGGCGATATAGCCTTAATTACCAGTTCAGATCCTGAAATCTACAATCCTGCAATAAAAATAGCAGGAAATGACATCGAGCCCATTGTAGCAGAACGACAATTTGATCCATTAAATATTGAGCAGCTCATAAGAATACCAACAGGTACCAAAGTTTTTGTTATAAACAACCTTCCTGGAACATGTAAAGAAGTAATCGAAACATTAGAAAAGGCTAACATAAATCACCTTACTTACATTCCTATTTACCCTGGTTATAAAAATGAAGATCCGGAAGTCAAAATAGCAATAACACTCAGGGATATTTTAATAAGGCCAGCTGGTGTAACCCAGTATGTTGATGTGGGAATTCGTTTAATTCACCTTAATACCCTATTATCTGTGGCAAAAAAGTTGGGATTGTCTGAACACAGGATTAACAAGAATATAGATAGTTTCCTATGCAGAATGATTGAACTGGGAAAAAGACTAGGCGAGGCCTATGTTCGTGAACAAAAGTATTTAGCTCACTTAAAAAGTACTCTTGAAGCAATACAAGACCCCATCCTGGCATTTGATAACACCGAAACCTTGATATTCCATAATGAAGCAGCCGAGATAGTTTTAAAAAGTAATTCTTCTATAATTCAAAATCTAGAAAGTATTAATAACCAGCTAGTATCTATTAACCACCGTAAATACATAATCAATAGCCATGACATTCATTTCGAGGGAAAAACTTGCGGCAAATTGTTTTTTATGAAAGACATTACACAAATTACCGACCTGGAAAAAAAGTTAAAAAACAGCCTTAAAGATACTGGCAGGTTGGCCAAGTATAATTTTAAAGATATTATTGGGAATAACCCAACCATCAAAAATACAATTGCCCAAGCAGAGAAAATGGCAAAAAGTGATTATTCAATTTTAATATCTGGGGAGAGCGGCACGGGAAAAGAACTTTTAGCCCATGCAATACATTGCAGCTCATCCAGATATAACGGTCCTTTTGTAGCCATGAATTTTGCCTCTATTCCCGAATCACTTGTGGAAAGTGAACTGTTTGGATACGTGGAAGGCGCATTTACAGGGGCTAGAAAAGGCGGAAAGATCGGCCTTTTTGAACAAGGCAACGGTGGTACTGTTTTTCTAGATGAAATAGGTGATGCCCCATTATCTATCCAATCAAGACTTTTGCGAGTGCTGCAGGAAAAAGAAATGATTAGAGTTGGTGATACAAAGGTTCTTAAGGTTGATGTAAGGATTATTGCAGCTACCAACCATTCTTTGCCTCAACTCGTAAACTCTGGAAAATTCAGGCAGGATTTATATTATCGCATCAACGTACTTCCCATTACTCTGCCCCCCTTGCGTGAACGAAGGGATGATATTCCTTTATTATTAAAAACACTAACCCAAAGACACAACAAGAATATTAATTGGTCAAAACAAGCCCTGGACTTTTTAACTGACTACCATTGGCCTGGTAATATTAGAGAATTAATCAATGTAATCAGCTACGTTCTAACTATCTGTGAAGATAATGAAGTGCAATTATGCCACCTACCTCCAATCCATACCCTGACAAATAAAACTAATAAAACCCAGGGTGCTGCTATACCGAATCATACTGGTGAAAGGCAATTAATACTTTCAGCTATACATAAATTGAATAAATTAGGAAAAAGTGCAGGAAGGCAGAGCATATTGCAAATGTTAAGATATAAAAATCTTGATTTAAGTGAGCAGCAATTGAGATATAAATTAAAAGCACTTGAAAGAGAAGGCTTTATTTATGTTGGCAAAACTAAACAAGGTTCATTCTTGACGGATAAGGGCAAAGGTGATATAAGAAGCTTATATTTAGGTGATTAG
- a CDS encoding YfcC family protein: MGTNTEMAVQEKKFKFKTPHTYALLFIVLIVAALASYVVPAGEFERAFNEEVNRTLVVPGSYTSVEPNPIGPFELVKAIPRGMSAGSTIIFYIFLVGGAFGIIRATGAIEAGIGKIVLKLADRERLIIPISMLLFSIGGFTIGWAEESIIFVPIGIAIARAMGFDAITGTAMISCGAAAGFFGGMLNPFTVGVAQSIAELPLFSGIAFRAVAYVCFLAFGMWYVIRYATSVKKDPKNSVMYEIEEQVKKEERGQNLTSEEIPELNVRHILVFVVLFGGILINVYGVFNWGWYLTELASSFIAIGLISGLVGGLSLNRTFESFVIGAKALTFGALIVGFARAILVVLEDGRIIDTIINGMASVLGNLPNVATVIGMYAFQLVLNFFIPSGSGQAVTTMPIMVPLADLVGISRQVAVLAYQYGDGITNSIIPTSAALMGYLAIAGIPYEKWFKFIWRLIVGWILIALVFLVIATMINLQ; the protein is encoded by the coding sequence ATGGGTACAAACACCGAGATGGCAGTACAAGAAAAGAAATTTAAGTTTAAAACACCCCACACCTACGCCCTGTTGTTTATTGTATTAATTGTAGCAGCCCTGGCATCCTACGTGGTGCCAGCTGGTGAATTTGAAAGGGCTTTTAATGAAGAAGTCAACAGAACACTGGTTGTACCAGGAAGTTACACATCTGTCGAACCTAACCCCATTGGACCCTTTGAACTGGTTAAAGCTATTCCCCGGGGAATGTCTGCCGGCTCTACCATCATATTTTATATCTTCCTTGTTGGCGGAGCTTTTGGAATTATCAGAGCAACAGGAGCAATTGAAGCAGGAATTGGTAAAATCGTATTAAAGCTTGCTGATCGAGAACGACTCATTATCCCCATTTCCATGCTGTTATTTTCCATTGGCGGCTTTACCATTGGGTGGGCCGAGGAAAGTATCATATTCGTACCTATAGGCATTGCCATTGCCAGGGCAATGGGCTTTGATGCCATTACTGGTACTGCCATGATCAGCTGTGGTGCCGCTGCCGGATTCTTTGGCGGCATGCTAAATCCCTTTACAGTTGGAGTGGCACAGAGTATTGCTGAATTGCCTTTGTTTTCTGGGATAGCATTCAGGGCAGTTGCATATGTATGTTTCCTGGCTTTTGGAATGTGGTATGTTATTCGATACGCAACCTCTGTAAAAAAGGACCCTAAAAACAGTGTAATGTATGAAATAGAAGAACAGGTTAAAAAGGAAGAAAGGGGACAAAACCTTACATCTGAGGAAATTCCCGAGTTAAATGTTAGACATATTTTAGTATTTGTTGTCCTCTTTGGCGGTATTCTTATTAATGTTTATGGTGTTTTCAATTGGGGCTGGTACCTAACTGAACTTGCCTCTTCATTTATCGCTATTGGTTTAATATCTGGTCTTGTTGGAGGGCTCTCACTTAATCGAACCTTTGAATCCTTTGTAATTGGAGCTAAAGCTTTAACATTTGGAGCACTTATCGTTGGCTTTGCCAGGGCCATCCTGGTAGTTTTAGAAGATGGACGCATTATTGATACCATTATTAACGGTATGGCCTCTGTTCTGGGGAATTTGCCCAATGTTGCTACTGTTATTGGAATGTACGCATTTCAGCTTGTCTTGAACTTCTTTATTCCCTCTGGAAGCGGCCAGGCAGTTACAACCATGCCTATCATGGTGCCCCTTGCTGACCTTGTGGGTATAAGCAGACAGGTTGCTGTTTTGGCTTACCAGTATGGAGATGGCATTACAAACTCAATTATTCCAACTTCTGCTGCCTTAATGGGTTATCTGGCAATAGCCGGAATACCCTATGAAAAGTGGTTTAAATTTATATGGAGACTTATTGTTGGATGGATATTGATTGCTTTAGTATTTTTAGTAATTGCTACCATGATCAATTTACAATAA
- a CDS encoding M20 family metallopeptidase, whose translation MSLWLDEINSLFSVADLVKLTQELIRRPSHWEVPHREEEVLDYICTFLEKHNLPYEKQYVKDNLYNIIVTIKGQGKGKRLLFNGHVDTVPPYEMDFEPFSGDIVNGHILGRGAVDMKGPIAAMLMTMLVLSKLSIKLSGDVIFTAVIGEEGCSEGTEKLVLSGIEAEGAIVGEPSNFDYAIAHRGLEWYEIEFFGRRAHSGDMERGINAINMACRLVTALEDRLLPKLKERYHPLMGPSILNIGKIEGGTQPSTVAEYCKIQLDRRYINSETIEDVEKEIQEFINELKNSVPGLDVRLKLMECGKMQSLHHVPMLTNENESIVQKVIKNVKLVTKKNPNCTTRRGWTDAGLLNFYRSIPTIICGCGDISYSHSKNEQIPIEQLVQAVQIYTLTAIDFCSQER comes from the coding sequence ATGTCATTATGGCTGGATGAGATTAACAGCTTGTTTTCAGTTGCTGATCTTGTCAAACTAACTCAAGAGTTAATCAGGCGACCAAGTCACTGGGAAGTGCCCCATAGAGAAGAAGAAGTATTAGATTATATATGTACTTTTCTGGAAAAGCATAATCTACCTTATGAAAAGCAGTACGTTAAAGACAATCTTTATAACATTATCGTTACAATAAAGGGTCAAGGAAAGGGGAAAAGGCTGCTGTTCAACGGCCATGTGGATACTGTGCCCCCCTATGAAATGGATTTTGAGCCTTTTAGCGGGGACATTGTAAATGGTCATATTCTAGGGCGGGGTGCAGTGGATATGAAGGGTCCCATAGCTGCCATGCTAATGACAATGCTGGTCTTGAGTAAACTTTCTATTAAACTTTCAGGTGATGTTATTTTTACTGCCGTTATAGGCGAAGAAGGATGTTCAGAAGGTACAGAAAAGCTTGTATTAAGCGGTATTGAGGCTGAAGGTGCTATAGTAGGAGAGCCTTCCAATTTTGATTATGCCATAGCCCATAGAGGTCTGGAATGGTATGAAATAGAGTTTTTCGGAAGGCGAGCCCACAGCGGGGATATGGAAAGGGGTATAAATGCAATTAACATGGCATGCAGACTAGTCACTGCTCTTGAGGATAGACTACTTCCCAAATTAAAAGAGCGTTATCACCCCCTGATGGGTCCATCCATATTGAATATCGGAAAAATTGAAGGGGGCACTCAACCAAGCACCGTTGCAGAATACTGCAAAATTCAATTAGATCGAAGATATATAAACTCAGAAACAATAGAAGATGTGGAAAAAGAAATTCAAGAATTTATAAATGAGCTCAAAAATTCTGTTCCTGGGTTAGATGTGCGTCTGAAATTAATGGAATGTGGGAAAATGCAAAGCTTACACCACGTGCCAATGTTGACTAACGAAAATGAAAGCATCGTCCAAAAAGTCATTAAAAATGTCAAGCTGGTTACAAAAAAGAACCCAAATTGCACCACCAGGCGTGGCTGGACTGATGCAGGTCTGTTGAATTTCTATCGCAGCATACCTACCATTATATGCGGCTGTGGAGATATCTCCTACTCCCATTCCAAAAACGAGCAAATACCCATTGAGCAGCTGGTTCAGGCAGTTCAAATATATACACTTACTGCTATAGATTTTTGCAGCCAGGAGCGTTGA
- a CDS encoding LysR family transcriptional regulator: MNINHLKYFLAVAKHQSFTKAAQDMHISQPSISKMIRDMEEELGVLLFHRDKKQVILTDAGQTVYQQAKDIIASFDNLTTTLSDVVTLKKGTLKIGIPPIVGASFFPKIIGEFIQTYPGIELELMEVGSKKIEKAVEDGEVDVGIICSAPAQPEAFEIYPLISDPLMVVLSPCHPLSKKSILSLKDLKDEKFVLFREDFSLHDHIINCCGRVGFQPQIVCRSSQRDFMMEMVAAKLGIALLPQKICQELNPKKVTARHIKEQSLFLNLMIICKKDKYQSFAVREWLTFTTARIQTEETLHC, translated from the coding sequence GTGAACATTAATCACCTCAAATACTTTCTTGCAGTAGCAAAGCATCAAAGCTTTACAAAGGCTGCGCAGGATATGCATATCAGCCAGCCTTCCATCAGCAAGATGATAAGGGATATGGAGGAAGAACTGGGGGTTCTCCTGTTCCACCGGGATAAGAAACAGGTAATTTTGACCGATGCTGGCCAGACTGTATATCAGCAGGCCAAGGATATAATTGCATCCTTTGATAACCTGACCACCACACTGTCAGATGTTGTAACCCTTAAGAAAGGCACCCTTAAAATTGGTATACCACCTATTGTTGGTGCCAGCTTTTTTCCAAAGATCATTGGCGAGTTTATTCAGACATACCCTGGAATAGAATTAGAGCTTATGGAGGTAGGTTCTAAAAAAATCGAGAAGGCAGTGGAAGATGGAGAGGTAGATGTAGGTATTATATGCTCAGCCCCGGCTCAACCGGAAGCCTTTGAGATTTACCCCCTTATCAGCGATCCCCTCATGGTGGTCTTATCTCCTTGTCACCCCTTGTCAAAAAAAAGTATCCTTAGCCTTAAGGATTTAAAGGATGAAAAGTTTGTACTTTTTAGAGAGGATTTTTCCCTGCATGACCATATCATTAATTGCTGTGGAAGGGTGGGCTTTCAACCCCAAATTGTCTGCAGGAGCTCCCAAAGGGATTTCATGATGGAGATGGTAGCAGCAAAGCTGGGCATAGCCTTGCTGCCTCAAAAAATTTGCCAGGAACTAAATCCCAAAAAGGTAACAGCCAGGCATATTAAAGAGCAGTCCTTGTTTCTCAACCTGATGATTATCTGCAAGAAGGACAAGTATCAGTCCTTTGCTGTAAGAGAATGGCTGACCTTTACCACAGCTCGCATACAAACTGAGGAGACGCTTCATTGCTAA
- a CDS encoding helix-turn-helix transcriptional regulator, with protein MSKAGVNFSEVKELLMKDEEFKTEYEKLKPRYDVISQIIEARTSQNITQEELALRVGTQKSNISRLESGTYNPSLDFLSKVARSLGKEVQITLK; from the coding sequence ATGAGTAAAGCAGGAGTAAATTTTTCCGAAGTGAAGGAACTTTTAATGAAAGATGAAGAATTCAAAACAGAGTACGAAAAGCTAAAACCGCGTTATGATGTAATTTCACAAATTATTGAAGCAAGAACAAGCCAGAATATTACCCAGGAAGAATTGGCGCTCCGGGTTGGGACCCAGAAATCCAATATCAGCCGCCTGGAAAGCGGAACGTACAATCCATCCCTGGACTTTCTGTCTAAGGTGGCCCGCTCCCTCGGCAAAGAGGTACAGATTACGTTGAAATAA
- a CDS encoding peptidase dimerization domain-containing protein → MPCTLITTHRDGTQPSTVAEYCKIQLDRRYINSETIEDMEKEIQEFINELKNSVPGLDVRLKLMECGKMISNVQPGPGVGFMG, encoded by the coding sequence TTGCCTTGCACCTTGATAACGACGCACCGGGACGGCACCCAACCAAGCACCGTTGCAGAATACTGCAAAATTCAATTAGATCGAAGATATATAAACTCAGAAACAATAGAAGATATGGAAAAAGAAATTCAAGAATTTATAAATGAGCTCAAAAATTCTGTTCCAGGGTTAGATGTGCGTCTGAAATTAATGGAATGTGGGAAAATGATTTCTAATGTACAGCCGGGACCAGGGGTTGGTTTCATGGGCTGA
- a CDS encoding DMT family transporter, translating to MTLSWFHLVLFYIVTNAASKLLQKYSVQDEEVDPTAYSAYFLLAVGLLTIPFLPFEKIQYPTEPKIWLVVLLSSIFYTVCMILFFKALKTIEVSQVEALATTRTIWLMLLGVIFFKEQLYLSQVVGIFLIFFGLVVIYWQRGKEFHFEKPHLYTLSYAILISCAYALDKYLLSYFSVALFQVVIYLIPALITIIFVPNTFEKMKVLVKPRKNNYIILLCCFLQMLSTLALYRAYQIGELSLVGPLAQTSIIVTIIVGLIVLKERWNLRRKIIGIILAILGIAFIRFVIF from the coding sequence ATGACATTAAGCTGGTTTCATTTAGTTTTATTCTATATAGTTACAAATGCTGCTTCCAAGCTGCTCCAAAAATATTCAGTACAGGATGAAGAAGTGGATCCCACAGCATACAGTGCTTATTTCCTTCTAGCAGTAGGTTTGTTAACCATACCCTTCCTCCCTTTTGAAAAAATACAATATCCAACTGAACCAAAAATATGGCTGGTAGTTCTTTTATCAAGCATTTTTTACACCGTCTGCATGATTTTATTTTTTAAAGCACTTAAAACAATAGAAGTAAGCCAGGTAGAAGCCCTAGCCACTACCCGTACCATCTGGCTCATGCTTTTAGGGGTAATTTTCTTTAAAGAACAATTATATTTGAGCCAGGTAGTTGGCATTTTTCTTATCTTTTTTGGCCTTGTAGTAATATACTGGCAAAGGGGAAAGGAATTCCATTTTGAAAAGCCCCATCTCTACACCCTGTCATATGCAATTTTGATAAGCTGTGCCTATGCCTTGGACAAGTATCTTTTAAGTTATTTTTCAGTAGCCCTTTTTCAGGTTGTAATCTATTTAATACCTGCACTTATAACAATTATCTTTGTTCCAAATACTTTTGAAAAAATGAAGGTTCTTGTAAAACCAAGAAAAAATAACTATATTATCCTTTTATGCTGTTTTCTGCAGATGCTTTCAACCCTTGCCCTATATAGGGCCTATCAGATAGGAGAGCTTTCTCTGGTGGGTCCCCTTGCCCAAACCTCCATAATCGTTACCATTATCGTTGGCTTAATAGTGCTTAAGGAAAGGTGGAACCTTAGAAGGAAGATTATAGGTATAATACTAGCAATATTAGGTATAGCTTTTATAAGGTTTGTTATATTTTAA
- a CDS encoding DUF4367 domain-containing protein, translating into MNKGELNEKIFDEIIKYAAANEVNRIANDLPSEKELAAKYTFTQEFDNKMQLLFEQQKNSEVKAGKRKTILKIAAIIFIFLAVSTITIANVDAFRVHVLNLFSEMGDRSTTIYIDDTETGYDTILSEAQGLYLPTYIPEGFMVVSVDKFNDYYLITYKNAAGTVIELERLPSGSSVGIDIEEAQIEQIVINNELAQYFLKKEAGNLIFKYKENAFLISATISKKELVKMAESMEFRK; encoded by the coding sequence ATGAATAAGGGCGAATTAAATGAAAAAATCTTTGACGAGATAATAAAATATGCTGCTGCCAATGAAGTAAATAGAATAGCCAATGATCTACCCTCGGAAAAAGAATTAGCTGCTAAGTATACCTTTACCCAAGAATTTGATAATAAAATGCAGCTGCTATTTGAGCAGCAAAAAAATAGCGAAGTTAAAGCAGGAAAAAGAAAGACGATATTAAAAATTGCTGCTATAATCTTTATTTTCTTGGCAGTGTCTACCATTACTATAGCAAATGTTGATGCTTTTCGTGTGCATGTGCTAAATCTTTTCAGTGAGATGGGTGACAGGTCTACTACAATCTATATAGATGATACAGAAACAGGTTACGATACAATTTTATCCGAAGCCCAAGGATTATATTTGCCAACGTATATACCAGAAGGGTTTATGGTTGTGTCTGTTGATAAGTTTAATGATTATTACTTAATAACATACAAAAATGCTGCTGGAACAGTAATCGAACTAGAAAGGCTGCCAAGCGGCTCTTCGGTAGGCATAGATATTGAAGAAGCTCAAATAGAACAAATTGTCATTAATAATGAGCTTGCACAGTACTTTTTAAAAAAAGAGGCAGGAAACTTAATATTCAAGTATAAAGAAAATGCTTTTTTAATCAGTGCAACCATATCAAAAAAAGAGTTGGTAAAAATGGCAGAAAGCATGGAATTTAGAAAATAA
- a CDS encoding RNA polymerase sigma factor, whose translation MFHIFTNNARNDKHALLEKLYLQYRNLMFHIAFKILNDHGLAEDAVHAAFIKLAKSSFVIDEISSNKTKTFMVIVTRSTACDIYRQNKKEKNLVNIDDDMLELIDEKPLPLDFIIDTERIEKVHIALATMDPKYADVVLLKYFYGHSNANIGLLTGISEQTVRVRLYRAKKMLADKLVKGDIDHE comes from the coding sequence ATGTTCCATATCTTCACCAATAATGCAAGAAATGATAAACATGCTTTGCTAGAAAAGCTATATCTACAATATAGAAATCTAATGTTCCATATTGCCTTTAAAATATTAAATGATCACGGGCTTGCGGAAGATGCCGTACATGCAGCTTTTATTAAGCTTGCAAAAAGTTCTTTTGTTATAGATGAAATCTCTAGTAATAAAACAAAGACATTCATGGTTATTGTCACTAGAAGCACTGCATGTGATATATACAGGCAGAACAAAAAAGAAAAAAACTTAGTAAATATCGACGATGACATGCTGGAACTAATTGACGAAAAACCTCTGCCTTTGGATTTTATAATTGACACTGAAAGAATAGAAAAAGTTCATATAGCACTTGCCACAATGGACCCTAAATATGCTGATGTTGTACTCTTGAAATATTTCTATGGCCATTCAAATGCAAATATTGGTTTATTAACAGGCATTTCAGAACAAACCGTACGAGTTAGGCTCTATAGGGCTAAAAAGATGTTGGCTGATAAATTGGTCAAGGGAGACATTGATCATGAATAA